The [Bacillus] selenitireducens MLS10 genome includes a region encoding these proteins:
- a CDS encoding SE1832 family protein: MNLKQIDRDIVELKDEYMQLQHNLEKLETVGGNLNPLEKRLADIEEELSNLNQEKDRLLRAE, from the coding sequence ATGAATCTCAAACAGATTGACAGAGACATCGTGGAATTAAAGGATGAATACATGCAGCTACAGCATAATCTTGAGAAGCTTGAGACCGTCGGGGGCAACCTGAATCCCCTGGAGAAACGGCTCGCCGACATCGAAGAAGAGCTGTCCAATCTCAATCAGGAAAAGGACCGGCTATTAAGAGCGGAATGA
- a CDS encoding ABC transporter permease, which translates to MKWLETLLYLLVSIGFVLGIWQLVIWIGDYPEALLPSPLVVGEGLVSLIRSGAMADHVSISLFRFFAGYLSAVLIAIPLGLLLGRSNVMWRIVDPVVQVLRPVAPVAWSPFIVLWFGIGNMPAIVIIFIAAFFPVLLSTVSAVKKVDRTYLKLAENLEIGKVSLLVKIIFPAAFPYIANGLHIAVGTAWIFLVAGEMIGAQSGLGYLIVDARNALDLDLVLAGIITIGVLGLLLDKAVGLFETWVGKQWGMQRA; encoded by the coding sequence ATGAAATGGCTTGAAACACTCCTGTATCTGCTCGTTTCTATCGGATTCGTGCTCGGCATTTGGCAGCTTGTCATCTGGATCGGCGATTATCCGGAAGCGTTGCTGCCATCCCCACTAGTTGTCGGGGAAGGGCTCGTCAGCCTGATCCGATCAGGGGCCATGGCTGATCACGTCAGCATCAGCCTGTTCCGTTTTTTTGCGGGATACCTCAGTGCCGTACTGATCGCGATCCCTCTCGGGCTGTTGCTAGGGCGATCAAACGTGATGTGGCGGATCGTCGACCCGGTCGTTCAGGTGCTCCGGCCGGTCGCACCGGTGGCCTGGTCACCGTTTATCGTCCTCTGGTTTGGCATCGGCAATATGCCGGCGATCGTGATCATATTTATCGCGGCCTTCTTTCCGGTCTTACTCTCAACGGTGTCTGCCGTTAAAAAAGTGGACCGGACCTATTTGAAGCTCGCAGAGAATCTAGAGATCGGGAAGGTGTCCCTGCTTGTGAAAATCATCTTTCCGGCAGCCTTTCCGTATATAGCGAACGGGCTTCATATCGCCGTTGGTACGGCCTGGATATTCCTCGTGGCCGGAGAAATGATCGGCGCGCAGTCCGGGCTCGGTTATCTGATCGTTGATGCGAGGAATGCCCTCGATCTCGATCTGGTCCTCGCCGGGATTATCACAATCGGGGTGCTCGGACTGCTTCTTGATAAAGCCGTCGGTCTCTTTGAGACATGGGTCGGCAAACAGTGGGGGATGCAGCGGGCCTGA
- the tnpB gene encoding IS66 family insertion sequence element accessory protein TnpB (TnpB, as the term is used for proteins encoded by IS66 family insertion elements, is considered an accessory protein, since TnpC, encoded by a neighboring gene, is a DDE family transposase.), which produces MIGQIHPKNVYLARGSTDLRKSIDGLAAIVQEGFELDPFSSSLFVFCNRYRDKIKILYWDHNGFWLYYRRLEKGRFPWPTSGSDEPMIITERQLRWLLDGLPLDQKGAHRKMNPEKVV; this is translated from the coding sequence ATGATCGGGCAGATTCACCCAAAGAACGTTTACCTTGCAAGAGGGTCAACGGATTTACGCAAATCCATTGATGGTTTAGCGGCGATTGTTCAGGAGGGATTCGAACTGGATCCCTTCTCATCTTCGCTGTTCGTCTTTTGTAACAGGTATCGGGACAAAATCAAAATTTTGTACTGGGATCATAATGGCTTTTGGCTTTACTACCGTCGTCTTGAGAAAGGTCGGTTTCCATGGCCGACATCTGGCTCTGACGAGCCAATGATCATTACGGAAAGACAGTTAAGATGGTTGTTAGATGGACTGCCATTGGATCAAAAAGGGGCTCATCGGAAGATGAATCCTGAAAAAGTCGTTTAG
- a CDS encoding MerR family transcriptional regulator encodes MTYTVKALAELAGVSTRTLRYYDQIGLLKPALRNPSGYRIYRDTEVDRLQDILFLKALDVGLDEIQVLLSAPDDDRRKRLEQHREALVKQRSDLDRLIANVDQTIDTMKGMRTMTNEEKFEGLKTNMIRRNEETYGKEIREKYGDQTVDDANETFQGLSKDAYEEAQALSEEILRQLEAAFLTGGPAGKEAMELAAMHKRWLMHYWTSYDPNAHAGLAQMYTADERFTAYYEKKEGMTAFLRDAIVHYTDQGYV; translated from the coding sequence GTGACGTATACGGTAAAGGCGCTCGCTGAACTCGCCGGTGTCAGCACGCGCACATTGCGCTACTATGATCAAATTGGTCTGTTGAAGCCGGCATTACGGAACCCGTCAGGCTACCGGATCTATAGGGATACGGAAGTGGACCGCCTGCAGGATATTCTGTTCCTGAAGGCCCTCGATGTCGGTCTCGATGAGATCCAGGTGCTTCTATCTGCGCCGGACGATGACCGGCGCAAGCGTCTCGAACAGCACAGGGAGGCTTTGGTGAAACAGCGGTCGGATCTTGATAGGCTGATTGCCAATGTTGATCAGACGATCGACACGATGAAAGGGATGAGGACGATGACCAATGAAGAGAAGTTCGAAGGGTTGAAAACAAACATGATTCGCCGCAATGAGGAAACGTACGGCAAAGAGATTCGGGAGAAATACGGGGATCAGACCGTCGATGACGCCAACGAGACGTTTCAGGGGCTGAGTAAAGATGCCTATGAAGAAGCACAAGCCCTGTCAGAAGAGATCTTGCGCCAGCTTGAAGCGGCTTTTTTGACGGGGGGTCCGGCAGGGAAAGAGGCGATGGAACTCGCTGCCATGCATAAACGCTGGCTCATGCACTATTGGACATCGTATGATCCGAATGCGCACGCCGGACTCGCTCAGATGTATACAGCGGATGAGCGTTTTACGGCGTACTATGAGAAAAAGGAAGGCATGACAGCCTTTTTGCGGGACGCCATCGTGCACTATACCGATCAAGGGTACGTATAA
- the iscB gene encoding RNA-guided endonuclease IscB → MFVYVLNKNGEPLMPCKPRKARLLLNEKKAKVVKQTPFTIQLLYGSSGYKQPVSLGVDAGTKHIGFSATTEKDVLFEGDVQLRTDIQDKLATRRQYRRSRRSRKTRYRQPRFDNRKKEKGWLAPSVQHKVDSHIRFVEKVHALLPITTITVEVAQFDIQKM, encoded by the coding sequence ATGTTCGTGTACGTATTAAACAAAAACGGCGAACCTTTAATGCCGTGCAAACCGAGAAAAGCACGATTATTGTTGAACGAAAAGAAAGCAAAAGTTGTGAAGCAAACCCCTTTTACGATCCAACTGCTTTACGGTTCAAGTGGCTACAAACAGCCTGTTTCATTGGGTGTGGATGCCGGAACCAAGCACATCGGATTCAGCGCAACGACGGAGAAAGACGTGTTATTTGAAGGTGACGTTCAACTGAGAACGGACATTCAGGATAAACTGGCAACAAGACGGCAGTACCGACGATCAAGAAGAAGCCGAAAAACAAGGTACAGACAACCGAGATTCGACAATCGAAAGAAAGAAAAAGGATGGCTTGCCCCTTCCGTGCAACATAAAGTGGATTCGCATATCCGTTTTGTTGAAAAAGTCCATGCGTTGTTGCCGATCACAACAATAACAGTTGAAGTGGCACAGTTTGATATTCAGAAAATGTAA
- a CDS encoding Gfo/Idh/MocA family protein — translation MKIGTIGTGRIVGLTLDALRQIPDAECTAMYTRKRERASAYADNYGIDQIYTELDAFFASERFDTVYIASPNSLHSDHMTRALHAGKHVICEKPFTPTVKEAKAVKELAASKGLMVFEAISIIHMPNFTALTEALPKIGKVKLIQCNYSQYSSRYDALLAGETPNVFNPEFAGGALADINIYNLHFVVRLFGSPQSLTYTANRHSNGIDTSGVLVMTYDDHIAVCTGAKDTRSMNVAMIQGEKGYIQVVNGVNGMASLIVDTGGDPVTVNHQTKENRLYDEFRAFASIINNRDHAACQELLDHSMMVMETFEAARKSGGIIYPSDSE, via the coding sequence ATGAAAATCGGAACAATCGGAACAGGAAGAATCGTCGGTCTCACGCTCGATGCGTTGCGTCAGATTCCGGATGCGGAATGTACTGCGATGTACACACGAAAGAGAGAACGTGCATCTGCCTATGCAGATAATTATGGCATCGATCAGATCTACACGGAACTGGATGCGTTTTTTGCGAGTGAGAGGTTTGATACGGTCTACATCGCGTCACCGAACAGCCTCCATTCGGATCATATGACAAGGGCCCTTCATGCAGGGAAGCATGTCATCTGCGAGAAACCGTTCACACCGACAGTCAAAGAAGCGAAAGCGGTGAAGGAGCTCGCGGCATCGAAAGGGCTCATGGTGTTTGAAGCGATCTCGATCATTCACATGCCGAACTTCACGGCGCTCACAGAAGCCCTGCCGAAGATCGGGAAGGTGAAGCTGATTCAGTGCAACTACAGCCAGTATTCAAGCCGCTATGATGCCCTCCTTGCAGGAGAGACACCGAATGTGTTCAACCCGGAGTTTGCCGGTGGGGCATTGGCGGATATCAACATTTATAACCTCCACTTTGTCGTACGTCTCTTTGGCTCTCCACAGTCTCTCACGTATACGGCGAATCGCCACAGTAACGGAATTGATACGTCAGGGGTTCTCGTCATGACCTACGACGATCACATTGCGGTCTGTACCGGGGCGAAGGATACGAGAAGCATGAATGTCGCCATGATTCAGGGAGAGAAGGGGTATATCCAGGTCGTAAACGGCGTGAACGGGATGGCTTCTCTCATCGTGGACACCGGCGGAGACCCGGTGACAGTGAATCATCAGACGAAAGAGAACCGGCTGTACGATGAGTTCCGGGCGTTTGCATCCATCATCAACAACCGCGACCATGCTGCGTGTCAGGAGCTTCTTGATCATTCGATGATGGTCATGGAGACGTTTGAAGCGGCGAGGAAGTCCGGCGGGATTATCTATCCGTCAGACTCGGAGTGA
- a CDS encoding SDR family oxidoreductase: MTTLTGKTAVITGGGTGIGAGIARALAKEGVNVVLAGRRVEKLAAIESEINKADQGKALVVKTDVTSRDDVEELAKRAEDTFGQVDIFVNNAGHMLSSTVTAGQVDDWETMIDVNIKGVLFGINAVLPAMVERSSGHIVNVGSVAGLEVSKKSTVYSATKYAVRAITSGLEKELAQTGVRVTNIAPGMVDTDLTSSNDFGGRKKLETKDIAAAVVYALSQPDYVNVNEINVRPV, translated from the coding sequence ATGACAACACTGACAGGAAAAACAGCCGTCATCACCGGTGGCGGAACAGGTATAGGAGCGGGCATCGCGAGGGCGCTGGCAAAGGAAGGCGTCAACGTCGTCCTTGCCGGGCGTCGCGTGGAGAAGCTCGCAGCCATCGAGAGTGAGATCAATAAAGCCGATCAGGGGAAAGCGCTGGTCGTGAAGACAGATGTCACGAGCCGTGACGACGTCGAGGAGCTCGCAAAACGGGCGGAAGATACCTTCGGTCAAGTGGACATCTTCGTCAATAACGCCGGTCATATGCTGTCGTCCACCGTGACAGCCGGTCAGGTGGACGACTGGGAAACGATGATTGACGTCAACATCAAAGGTGTGCTCTTTGGCATCAATGCGGTCCTGCCGGCTATGGTGGAACGCTCAAGCGGGCATATCGTCAATGTCGGTTCTGTTGCCGGCCTTGAAGTGTCGAAGAAGAGCACCGTTTACAGCGCGACGAAATACGCCGTAAGGGCGATCACGTCGGGCCTCGAAAAAGAGCTGGCCCAGACAGGCGTGAGGGTGACGAACATTGCACCCGGCATGGTGGATACCGACCTGACGAGCTCCAACGACTTCGGAGGCAGGAAGAAGCTCGAGACGAAGGACATTGCGGCCGCGGTCGTCTATGCCCTCAGTCAGCCTGACTATGTCAATGTGAATGAAATCAATGTCCGGCCTGTCTGA
- a CDS encoding ABC transporter substrate-binding protein: MKRSNRTVGVMMIGTMIMSACGAPAPGEDDVIRIGHLPITHAAPLYFVKEFEDELLSHGNIELVRFSSWIELMDALNAGRIDGASVLFELAMKAKERGIDLSAVALGHREGNAIVAAHDITDPADLRGETVAIPHTLSAHHLLLDEMLREAGVDYEEVNIVEMPPPEMPAALSEGRIASYIVAEPFGALGVTLDAGHVLYQSDQFCPGSCLCCALVLRDDFMEEAPELSDAFLTAYLEAGVMADAMTEEAMRAHQNHLNVDEETLSLSLAWIDYGDLSIGEAEYEHLRSRLIDMDLSDEPPAFSDFVDQSAFEESR; encoded by the coding sequence GTGAAACGATCGAATCGGACTGTCGGTGTCATGATGATCGGTACGATGATCATGAGCGCATGCGGGGCACCTGCCCCAGGGGAGGATGATGTCATCCGGATCGGCCATTTGCCTATCACCCATGCAGCACCCCTGTATTTTGTGAAGGAATTTGAAGACGAGCTGTTGAGTCATGGAAACATTGAACTCGTCCGCTTCTCGAGCTGGATTGAACTGATGGATGCATTGAATGCAGGACGGATTGACGGCGCTTCGGTGCTGTTTGAACTGGCCATGAAGGCGAAGGAGCGGGGCATTGACCTTTCCGCTGTCGCACTTGGCCACAGGGAGGGCAATGCCATCGTTGCCGCTCACGATATCACGGACCCTGCAGACCTGCGTGGCGAGACTGTGGCGATCCCGCATACTCTGTCCGCGCACCATCTGCTTCTTGATGAGATGCTCAGGGAAGCAGGTGTCGACTATGAAGAGGTGAATATTGTGGAGATGCCACCGCCGGAGATGCCCGCGGCCCTCTCAGAAGGACGGATTGCGAGCTACATTGTCGCCGAGCCATTCGGCGCCCTTGGCGTTACTCTTGATGCCGGGCATGTTCTGTATCAGTCGGATCAGTTCTGCCCGGGTAGCTGCCTGTGCTGCGCCCTTGTACTTCGGGACGACTTCATGGAAGAAGCCCCTGAGCTGAGTGATGCGTTTTTAACGGCGTATCTTGAAGCGGGCGTGATGGCGGATGCGATGACAGAGGAGGCGATGCGAGCACATCAGAATCATTTGAACGTCGATGAAGAGACGCTTTCGCTGTCGCTTGCCTGGATCGATTACGGGGATCTGTCGATCGGAGAAGCCGAGTACGAACATCTGCGATCGCGGCTCATCGACATGGATTTATCGGATGAACCGCCTGCCTTTTCGGATTTTGTGGACCAATCAGCTTTTGAGGAATCGAGGTGA
- the tnpA gene encoding IS66 family insertion sequence element accessory protein TnpA: MNNQRKNHEFWVHKVKEIKDSGLSVAAWVKQNEGYTVHQVRYWLRKIQKQSETSPSSSDWLSVHVDHTRHHSSQIILHLPNGSRLEIPAGLPPKELQHLFQAVNAL; encoded by the coding sequence ATGAATAATCAAAGGAAAAATCATGAATTCTGGGTACATAAAGTGAAGGAAATCAAAGATTCAGGGCTCTCAGTAGCCGCGTGGGTGAAACAAAATGAGGGATATACCGTTCACCAGGTCCGTTACTGGCTTCGAAAAATCCAGAAGCAATCCGAAACCAGTCCATCGTCTTCGGATTGGCTGTCCGTTCATGTTGATCACACCCGACATCATTCCTCACAAATAATCCTTCATCTACCTAATGGGAGCCGGCTTGAAATCCCTGCGGGATTACCTCCAAAGGAACTCCAACACCTCTTTCAAGCAGTGAATGCTTTATGA
- a CDS encoding MFS transporter — MATERAFLRDRNFQIIMAGVFIQAAAGGIYLITGMLLVIQLTGSVLYSGFAFFAISSANVLAFLIAPLANYTGYKRGLMMSNLIKALLLLVIPIAYATTGLNVWVVIGILFLTSLINQFAYPIVSTLVPKVVGDEQIVEANAYLQTVREAMDIVFIAAAGILAALIGSVTAIGITAVLVLLTVICYLFLDIADLEESAGTDHRFYRHLKNYATDLTGGVTYIRQSLIPKMMMSIVFVNVTMAVMLTNVPAFSLMKANGLEAAYGFYMAALSLGILLGTILSPKVKTVPFGRLIIVTFAMTGLLWIGTALAPWVLSMILFSIGAISIGFLNILIFSSVQRQVESVYIGRVVTLLTSSASLGVPVGALIGGVIGEAYSPVVPILIAGIGMVVFSLLWMKQAILRTLPAIENVRLFPEQKQEAGSDAAQV, encoded by the coding sequence ATGGCGACAGAACGGGCTTTTTTACGGGACCGGAATTTTCAAATCATCATGGCAGGGGTCTTTATTCAGGCAGCAGCGGGCGGTATCTATCTCATAACGGGGATGCTTCTCGTCATTCAACTGACAGGCAGTGTGCTCTACTCCGGTTTTGCGTTCTTTGCGATTTCCTCAGCGAATGTCCTGGCCTTTCTCATCGCGCCCCTTGCAAATTACACGGGCTATAAGCGGGGATTAATGATGAGCAACCTCATAAAGGCCCTGCTTCTTCTCGTGATTCCGATCGCCTACGCGACGACGGGGCTGAACGTCTGGGTCGTCATTGGGATCCTCTTTCTCACGAGCCTCATCAATCAGTTTGCCTACCCGATCGTTTCCACACTCGTTCCGAAAGTCGTGGGTGACGAACAGATCGTGGAGGCCAATGCGTATTTGCAGACGGTGAGAGAAGCGATGGATATCGTCTTTATCGCTGCGGCGGGGATCCTTGCCGCGCTCATCGGCAGCGTCACCGCCATTGGCATCACCGCGGTACTCGTCCTTCTTACCGTAATCTGTTATCTCTTTTTGGACATTGCCGACTTGGAAGAATCCGCAGGGACAGATCACCGTTTTTACCGCCACCTGAAGAACTATGCGACGGATCTCACGGGCGGGGTGACGTATATCAGGCAGTCACTCATTCCGAAGATGATGATGTCCATCGTCTTTGTCAACGTAACGATGGCCGTTATGCTGACGAATGTACCGGCGTTCTCTCTGATGAAGGCAAACGGCCTTGAAGCCGCTTACGGATTCTATATGGCGGCCCTTTCTCTTGGCATTCTCCTGGGTACCATTCTGAGTCCAAAGGTGAAAACCGTGCCCTTTGGCCGGCTGATCATTGTGACCTTCGCCATGACGGGCCTGCTCTGGATCGGGACGGCCCTCGCCCCATGGGTGCTCTCCATGATTCTCTTCAGCATCGGAGCCATTTCCATCGGGTTTTTGAATATCCTGATCTTCTCATCCGTTCAGCGCCAGGTGGAAAGTGTGTACATCGGACGGGTCGTGACCCTGTTGACGAGCTCCGCCTCCCTTGGTGTACCGGTCGGGGCACTGATTGGCGGGGTGATCGGAGAGGCGTATTCACCGGTCGTGCCGATTCTGATTGCCGGCATTGGCATGGTCGTCTTCAGCCTCCTCTGGATGAAGCAGGCCATCCTCCGGACCCTCCCTGCGATTGAGAACGTCAGGCTGTTTCCGGAGCAGAAACAGGAAGCGGGGTCCGATGCCGCGCAGGTTTGA
- a CDS encoding winged helix-turn-helix transcriptional regulator has translation MKARYNLPCNIAQTLNIVGDRWTLLILHEILIGHTTFNEIKRSLEGISANILSDRLKQLEEAGLTSSSLYSDHPPRYAYTLTESGKALEPVFDALLIWGQNHLEHCYKKMIHTSCDQEIEVSYYCPHCEESLTKDDTTIVTLSDQVTP, from the coding sequence ATGAAAGCACGCTATAACCTCCCCTGTAATATTGCCCAGACCCTGAACATCGTAGGTGATCGCTGGACACTCCTGATCCTACATGAGATCCTCATCGGTCACACCACCTTTAACGAAATCAAACGAAGCCTGGAAGGGATCTCGGCGAACATTCTTTCAGACCGGCTGAAGCAGCTTGAGGAAGCGGGCCTTACGTCATCGAGTCTATACTCCGATCACCCGCCCCGCTATGCCTATACGCTCACGGAAAGCGGCAAAGCCCTCGAACCGGTGTTTGATGCCCTCTTGATTTGGGGACAGAACCACCTCGAGCACTGTTATAAAAAAATGATTCACACGTCCTGCGATCAGGAAATTGAAGTGAGCTATTACTGCCCGCACTGCGAGGAGTCGCTCACTAAAGACGACACGACCATCGTCACGCTTTCCGATCAGGTAACTCCGTAG
- a CDS encoding ABC transporter ATP-binding protein produces MEKRDVVEVKDTYKAFLSNGASHDVLAGIDLTVKEGEFISILGESGCGKSTLLNVIGGFEQPTKGTVVFNGEAVTAPSRRAIMLFQFYALLPWRSVLQNIELALEPEGLSKEEQRTRAERYLKLVGLLDSKNRFPSELSGGMQQRVAIARALAIRPELILMDEPFAALDTFNRYHLQNELLNIRDQEGTTMILVTHDIDEALYLSDRIFLMDSAPGRIRKELTIQLPKPRDRAHRDFQHYRKQIMDEFSFRQTYDEPEYNI; encoded by the coding sequence GTGGAGAAACGGGATGTGGTGGAAGTGAAAGATACATATAAAGCCTTCCTTTCGAACGGTGCATCTCATGATGTTCTTGCAGGCATTGACCTGACCGTCAAGGAGGGGGAGTTTATCTCCATTCTTGGGGAGAGCGGCTGTGGCAAAAGCACGCTTTTGAACGTGATTGGCGGCTTTGAGCAGCCGACGAAGGGAACGGTCGTCTTTAACGGGGAGGCGGTGACAGCCCCCTCGAGAAGAGCGATCATGCTCTTTCAGTTTTATGCGCTGCTGCCGTGGCGGAGCGTCTTGCAAAATATCGAGCTCGCCCTTGAGCCGGAGGGTCTCTCGAAAGAAGAGCAAAGAACGAGAGCCGAACGCTATCTGAAGCTTGTCGGACTTCTTGACAGTAAGAACCGGTTTCCGTCCGAGTTGTCCGGCGGGATGCAACAGCGTGTGGCCATCGCGAGGGCACTGGCCATTCGTCCGGAGCTGATCCTGATGGATGAACCCTTCGCCGCCCTGGATACGTTCAACCGCTACCATCTGCAAAATGAGCTGTTGAACATCCGTGATCAGGAAGGGACGACGATGATCCTCGTGACCCATGACATTGATGAGGCGCTCTATCTGTCGGACCGGATCTTTCTCATGGACAGTGCACCCGGTCGGATTCGCAAGGAGCTCACGATTCAGCTGCCGAAGCCGAGGGACCGGGCTCACAGGGATTTTCAGCATTACCGAAAGCAGATTATGGATGAATTCAGCTTTCGCCAGACGTATGATGAGCCGGAATACAATATCTGA
- a CDS encoding ArsR/SmtB family transcription factor yields MPEENKPDSSVMTINWAQQKAISSPFRSRLIGMLYENPMTPKQAADALDKNPGTTYYHIQQLVKHGILEIDREETNKGIVEKYYRAKAISFHNPEYKKSEEEVEKLSANLYLSEAMLKELNEEVHELLIRYGKRSYEEANRQDQQAYAVTFTVNRSEEED; encoded by the coding sequence ATGCCGGAAGAAAACAAACCGGATTCGTCGGTGATGACGATCAACTGGGCCCAGCAAAAGGCGATTTCGAGTCCTTTTCGATCCAGACTGATCGGGATGCTTTACGAGAATCCGATGACGCCGAAGCAGGCTGCGGATGCCCTCGATAAAAATCCGGGCACGACGTATTACCACATCCAGCAGCTCGTCAAACACGGCATTCTCGAGATCGACCGTGAAGAGACGAACAAAGGGATTGTGGAGAAATACTACCGAGCCAAAGCGATCTCCTTTCATAATCCGGAATACAAGAAGAGCGAAGAAGAAGTGGAGAAGCTGTCTGCGAATCTGTATTTATCCGAGGCGATGCTGAAGGAGTTAAACGAAGAAGTTCATGAGCTCCTCATCCGCTACGGGAAGCGGTCATACGAAGAAGCAAACAGACAGGATCAACAGGCGTATGCAGTGACGTTCACGGTGAACAGGAGCGAGGAGGAGGACTGA
- a CDS encoding DUF6366 family protein produces MPTNDRQPKRQRERMTQEERKHNPGGTMRDAANRSSSGSLTDLVNSLGWKGTGILILVLIAVTVIISVW; encoded by the coding sequence ATGCCAACGAATGACAGACAACCCAAAAGACAGCGGGAACGGATGACACAGGAAGAACGTAAACACAACCCGGGTGGCACGATGAGAGATGCAGCAAACCGCTCCTCGTCGGGCAGCCTCACGGACCTCGTGAACAGCCTGGGCTGGAAAGGGACCGGTATCCTGATCCTCGTGCTGATTGCCGTCACCGTGATCATCTCAGTCTGGTAA